A genomic segment from Candidatus Hydrogenedentota bacterium encodes:
- a CDS encoding sigma-70 family RNA polymerase sigma factor, whose protein sequence is MKAEERTDEVLMAELSRGRETALAELVRRYQHDIYRFCLHYLKDAETAREMAQETFIRVYTASGRFDVNRKFKPWILCIARNLCLNELKKKRALSMETLEDYASVSREESGEIVRYSGSGPDEVLMARERLELLERALNTLGEEARELIVLRFFERLPAKEIAEVMGGTDGAVRTKLHRVLVALREQYAICKDDL, encoded by the coding sequence TTGAAAGCGGAGGAGCGGACAGATGAAGTCCTGATGGCGGAATTGAGCCGGGGCCGCGAAACGGCCTTGGCCGAATTGGTCCGCCGTTATCAGCATGACATCTACCGGTTCTGCCTGCATTATCTCAAGGATGCGGAAACCGCGCGGGAAATGGCGCAGGAGACGTTCATACGCGTCTACACGGCCAGCGGCCGGTTCGACGTGAACCGGAAGTTCAAGCCGTGGATACTGTGTATCGCGCGCAACTTGTGCCTCAACGAGTTGAAGAAGAAACGGGCGTTGTCCATGGAAACGCTCGAGGATTACGCCAGTGTGTCGCGCGAGGAATCGGGCGAGATCGTGCGTTATTCCGGTTCCGGTCCGGACGAGGTTCTGATGGCCCGCGAGCGTCTGGAACTCCTCGAACGCGCCCTGAACACTCTTGGCGAAGAGGCCCGTGAATTGATCGTGTTGCGCTTTTTCGAGCGGCTGCCCGCCAAGGAAATCGCCGAAGTGATGGGCGGCACCGACGGCGCTGTGCGAACGAAACTGCATCGTGTACTCGTGGCGTTGCGGGAACAATACGCCATATGCAAGGACGACTTGTGA